GATAATGTGTCACCTTTACTTGACCATGACAATGCTGTTTATGTATTTATGGGTGCAGGTGATATTCAAAAATATGAATACGCCTTTGAAACATTGCTCTCACAGTTAACGAATAACGTACAGTAAACCTAATAAAAAGCCGAGATGGCTTTTTATTATAGGGTGACTAAAAAATTAAAGAGGTAAAAATGATAATTAGACATGTAACACCGACAGATTTAGATAGTATCTTTCAAATAGAGACTGCTAATTTTTCTCCAGCAGAGGTAGCCGGCTATGAGGCAATGAAATCTAGGATAGCCATCATTCCAGATACATTTTTGGTGGCAGAAATCGATGGTCAGGTAGCAGGTTATATTGAAGGGCCTGCTATGACTGAGCGACATTTGACAGATGATCTGTTTAAAACAGTGGTTAAGAATCCCGTTAGTGGTGGTTATATTACGGTAACGAGTTTATCAGTAGCAGAAAAATTTCAAGATCAGTCAGTTGGTAAACGCTTGATACAAGCTTTGAAAGAATTGGTAGATCAACAAGAACGTGCTGGTATTAGTTTGACATGCCATGATTATTTGATTGGCTACTATGAGAAA
The DNA window shown above is from Lactococcus paracarnosus and carries:
- a CDS encoding GNAT family N-acetyltransferase — encoded protein: MIIRHVTPTDLDSIFQIETANFSPAEVAGYEAMKSRIAIIPDTFLVAEIDGQVAGYIEGPAMTERHLTDDLFKTVVKNPVSGGYITVTSLSVAEKFQDQSVGKRLIQALKELVDQQERAGISLTCHDYLIGYYEKHGFKNDGKSKSTYGGGIWYDMVWEIQK